One part of the Streptomyces sp. NBC_00286 genome encodes these proteins:
- a CDS encoding GTP-binding protein: MDSAVSEVATGNIAVPDADENLQAWQTDPTRAPIATKIVVAGGFGVGKTTLVGAVSEITPLETEALMTEASEETDDLTATPEKLTTTVAMDFGRITLDDDLVLYLFGTPGQQRFWFMWDDLVRGAIGAVVLADTRRLKDCFPALDYFESCGLPYVVAVNHFDGTERYEPEDVREALTVPAHIPVMIMDARRRISVIETLLALVGHALAVSPE, translated from the coding sequence ATGGACTCCGCCGTCTCTGAGGTCGCCACCGGCAACATCGCCGTCCCGGACGCGGACGAGAACCTCCAGGCCTGGCAGACGGACCCGACGCGCGCCCCGATCGCCACGAAGATCGTGGTGGCGGGCGGCTTCGGCGTCGGCAAGACCACGCTCGTCGGCGCCGTCTCCGAAATCACGCCCCTCGAGACCGAGGCGCTGATGACCGAGGCGAGCGAGGAAACCGACGACCTCACCGCGACGCCCGAGAAGCTGACGACGACCGTGGCCATGGACTTCGGCCGCATCACGCTCGACGACGACCTGGTGCTCTACCTCTTCGGCACACCGGGCCAGCAGCGGTTCTGGTTCATGTGGGACGACCTCGTCCGCGGGGCGATCGGCGCGGTCGTCCTCGCCGATACCCGCCGTCTGAAGGACTGCTTCCCCGCGCTCGACTACTTCGAGAGCTGCGGACTGCCGTACGTCGTCGCCGTCAACCACTTCGACGGCACCGAGCGGTACGAACCCGAAGACGTGCGCGAGGCCCTCACCGTGCCCGCACACATACCTGTCATGATCATGGACGCGCGCCGCCGGATCTCGGTGATCGAGACCCTGCTGGCCCTCGTCGGCCACGCGCTCGCCGTCAGCCCCGAGTAG
- a CDS encoding C40 family peptidase, protein MSGRLLRLVCTVTIATSAALSPALTPAPVPAAAAEPAEPAEPAEPGERPIAQLLTDLQRLYRQAEQATETYNATEEKLNNQRAEVEKLNRRLARARLSLHDSRSAAARLARQQYQSSTEISPYVRLLLARDPQHALDQAHVIRQLSKRRAATVHRLTGSEKRTDRLARAARKALDGQLALAQRQKKDRDTVRQRLEDVEELLASLSAEQLAELAELEKDSEAEAQEELVASGALGSSAARPPSRQGEAALRYAVEQIGKPYEWGAEGPDTYDCSGLTSEAWGYAGQLIPRTSQEQWDQLPRIPLSELRPGDLVVYFPEATHVALYLGDGKVIHAPRPGAKVKVSPLAANPILGAVRPDPSGEPLRQYTPPKLPPGATDGSDEGYEGYEGEAPSVAGDPATDAR, encoded by the coding sequence GTGTCAGGAAGGCTTCTGCGTCTGGTCTGTACGGTGACGATCGCAACCAGTGCAGCACTCTCGCCGGCACTCACACCCGCACCCGTACCCGCGGCCGCAGCGGAACCCGCCGAACCCGCCGAGCCCGCCGAGCCCGGCGAACGCCCCATCGCCCAGCTGCTGACAGACCTTCAGCGCCTCTACCGCCAAGCCGAGCAGGCCACCGAGACCTACAACGCCACTGAAGAGAAGCTCAACAACCAACGCGCCGAAGTCGAGAAGCTGAACCGGCGGCTCGCCAGAGCCCGGCTCTCCCTGCACGACAGCCGCAGCGCCGCCGCCCGGCTCGCCCGGCAGCAGTACCAGAGCAGCACCGAGATCTCCCCGTACGTGCGCCTGCTCCTCGCCCGCGACCCGCAGCACGCCCTCGACCAGGCACATGTGATCCGGCAGCTCTCCAAGCGGCGGGCCGCGACGGTGCACCGGCTGACCGGAAGCGAGAAGAGGACGGACAGACTCGCCCGCGCCGCCCGCAAGGCCCTCGACGGCCAACTCGCCCTCGCCCAACGGCAGAAGAAGGACCGCGACACCGTACGGCAGCGCCTCGAGGACGTCGAGGAACTGCTCGCCTCCCTCAGCGCGGAGCAGCTCGCCGAACTGGCCGAGCTGGAGAAGGACTCGGAGGCCGAGGCGCAGGAGGAGCTCGTAGCCTCCGGCGCGCTCGGCAGCAGCGCGGCTCGTCCGCCCTCGCGGCAGGGCGAGGCGGCGCTGCGGTACGCCGTGGAGCAGATCGGCAAGCCGTACGAGTGGGGCGCCGAGGGGCCGGACACGTACGACTGCTCGGGGCTGACGTCCGAGGCCTGGGGGTACGCGGGCCAGCTCATCCCCCGTACCAGCCAGGAGCAGTGGGACCAACTGCCCCGGATTCCGCTGAGCGAGCTGCGTCCCGGGGACCTCGTCGTCTACTTCCCCGAGGCCACCCACGTCGCCCTTTATCTGGGCGACGGCAAGGTCATCCACGCACCCCGACCCGGCGCGAAGGTCAAGGTCTCACCACTCGCGGCCAACCCCATCCTCGGCGCGGTCCGCCCCGACCCGTCCGGGGAGCCCCTGCGGCAGTACACGCCACCGAAGCTCCCCCCGGGCGCGACGGACGGATCGGACGAGGGATACGAGGGCTACGAGGGCGAAGCCCCGTCAGTGGCTGGCGATCCCGCCACCGACGCCAGATAG
- a CDS encoding DUF3291 domain-containing protein, with protein MPEPAAYELAQVNIARLKAPLDSPQLKDFVDALDPVNAVADTSDGFVWRLQSDSGNATDVPVFGDDWLIVNMSVWRDTNALTAFMYQGRHRELLSRRREWFERLQEAVTALWWVPAGHRPTVAEAESRLLHLRTHGPTPYAFTLRTSFSPGASEPVLGEVPEGLGCSV; from the coding sequence ATGCCTGAACCCGCCGCGTACGAACTCGCCCAGGTCAACATCGCCCGTCTCAAGGCCCCGCTGGATTCCCCGCAGTTGAAGGACTTCGTCGACGCCCTCGACCCGGTGAACGCGGTCGCCGACACCTCGGACGGCTTCGTCTGGCGCCTGCAGAGCGACTCGGGCAACGCGACGGACGTCCCCGTCTTCGGCGACGACTGGCTCATCGTCAACATGTCGGTATGGCGCGACACCAACGCCCTCACGGCCTTCATGTACCAGGGCCGGCACCGTGAGTTGCTGTCCCGCCGCCGCGAGTGGTTCGAGCGGCTTCAGGAAGCGGTCACGGCCCTGTGGTGGGTCCCGGCCGGCCACCGCCCGACGGTCGCGGAAGCAGAGTCCCGCCTACTCCACCTGCGGACACACGGCCCCACGCCCTACGCATTCACTCTCCGGACGTCGTTCTCACCGGGAGCCTCGGAGCCGGTCCTCGGCGAGGTACCGGAGGGGTTGGGCTGCTCGGTCTAG
- a CDS encoding AurF N-oxygenase family protein produces MTTVTEADALEGVRDALGLLRDREQVAARLLDASAKHSFDPDEELDWDAPFEDGKWFWPPELVSLYDTPLWRRMSEEQRFLLSRHEAAALASLGIWFEIILMQLLVRHIYDKAATSAHVRYALTEIEDECRHSKMFARLISRGGTPYYPVSRVHQNLGRLFKTISTTPGSFTATLLGEEVLDWMQRLTFPDERVQPLIRGVTRIHVVEESRHVRYAREELRRQMVTAPRWSREFTRVSSGEFARVFSVAFVNPDVYTNVGLDRREALTQVRASAHRREVMQTGARRLTDFLDDIGVLRGAGRRLWRSSGLLP; encoded by the coding sequence ATGACGACCGTGACGGAAGCCGACGCGCTCGAAGGGGTGCGCGATGCCCTCGGCCTGCTCAGGGACCGGGAACAGGTGGCCGCACGACTGCTCGACGCGTCCGCGAAGCACTCCTTCGACCCCGACGAGGAGCTGGACTGGGACGCGCCCTTCGAGGACGGCAAGTGGTTCTGGCCGCCTGAGCTGGTGTCTTTGTACGACACGCCTCTGTGGCGGCGGATGTCCGAGGAGCAGCGCTTCCTGCTCTCCCGGCATGAGGCGGCGGCGCTGGCCTCGTTGGGGATCTGGTTCGAGATCATCCTGATGCAGTTGCTCGTACGGCATATCTATGACAAGGCGGCGACCAGCGCGCATGTGCGCTATGCGCTGACCGAGATCGAGGACGAGTGCCGTCACTCGAAGATGTTCGCCCGCCTCATCAGCCGGGGCGGCACCCCTTACTACCCGGTGAGCCGCGTCCACCAGAACCTCGGGCGCCTCTTCAAGACGATCTCCACCACCCCCGGTTCCTTTACGGCGACGCTGCTCGGCGAGGAGGTCCTCGACTGGATGCAGCGCCTGACGTTCCCGGACGAACGCGTCCAGCCCCTGATCCGCGGCGTCACCCGCATCCACGTCGTCGAGGAGTCCCGTCACGTGCGCTACGCCCGTGAGGAGCTCCGGCGCCAGATGGTGACCGCGCCGCGCTGGTCGCGGGAGTTCACGCGTGTCTCCTCCGGGGAGTTCGCGCGCGTCTTCTCTGTCGCGTTCGTCAATCCCGACGTCTATACGAACGTCGGGCTCGATCGTCGCGAGGCGTTGACTCAGGTGCGGGCCAGTGCGCATCGGCGGGAGGTCATGCAGACGGGGGCTCGGCGGTTGACGGACTTTCTCGATGACATCGGGGTGTTGCGAGGTGCCGGGCGGCGCTTGTGGAGGTCGTCCGGGTTGCTGCCGTGA
- a CDS encoding Uma2 family endonuclease: protein MSAARDYGVDDDYEWVRPPQGGWTADDLDELPNLPPHTELIDGSLVFVSPQTSFHMRTIRMLDNALLDQAPDEFDVYREFTVTLGRHNRPEPDVLVARAGADTGPKDTRLLPEDVVLAVEVVSEDSEERDRETKPRKYAKAGISNYWRIEQNDGLPVVYVYELDPATTTYVPTGIFHDKLELTVPFPVEIDLTAINRRR, encoded by the coding sequence ATGAGCGCCGCACGCGACTACGGGGTGGACGACGACTACGAGTGGGTCCGTCCGCCGCAGGGTGGCTGGACGGCCGACGACCTGGACGAGCTTCCCAACCTTCCTCCGCACACGGAGCTGATCGACGGGAGCCTTGTCTTCGTGAGTCCGCAGACGTCGTTTCACATGCGCACGATTCGAATGCTGGACAATGCACTGCTCGACCAGGCACCGGACGAGTTCGACGTCTACCGTGAATTCACCGTCACCCTCGGTCGCCACAACCGCCCGGAGCCGGACGTCCTGGTGGCCCGCGCCGGCGCTGATACCGGGCCCAAGGACACGCGGCTTCTGCCGGAGGATGTCGTCCTCGCCGTCGAGGTCGTGTCCGAGGACTCCGAGGAGCGCGACCGTGAGACCAAGCCCCGGAAATACGCCAAGGCCGGCATCAGTAACTACTGGCGGATCGAGCAGAACGACGGACTCCCCGTGGTCTACGTCTACGAACTCGACCCCGCTACCACAACGTACGTCCCGACCGGCATCTTCCACGACAAACTCGAACTGACCGTCCCCTTCCCCGTCGAAATCGACCTCACCGCCATCAACCGCCGTCGCTAG
- a CDS encoding styrene monooxygenase/indole monooxygenase family protein, with translation MRKILVVGAGQSGLQLALGLQSHGYEVTLMSNRTADEIRAGRVMSTQCMFHTALQHERDLQLNFWESQAPKIEGLGVSVAAPGSHDPGPTQRAIDWVGRLDGYAQSVDQRVKMAGWMETFAQRGGQLVVHGAAVSDLDYFSRTYDLVLVSAGKGELVSMFGRDAARSPYREPQRALAVAYVHGLGPRPEHPDYEAVRCNLVPGVGELFVMPCLTTSGRADILFWEGIPGGPLDVFQGVKDPAEHLSLTLELMEKFVPWEYARATKVELTDANGTLSGRYTPTVRNPVGRLPGGGLVLGVADVVVANDPITGQGSNSASKCAASYLDSILSHGEREFDEAWMRGTFERYWDTAQYVTKWTNAMLGAPPEHVLNLIGAAGQLPPVADRFANGFNDPADFENFFYEPEKTEAYLASVAGSPATDGASPS, from the coding sequence ATGCGGAAAATACTCGTCGTCGGAGCCGGTCAGTCCGGACTCCAGCTAGCCCTCGGACTCCAGTCGCACGGGTACGAGGTCACCCTGATGTCCAACCGGACGGCGGACGAGATCCGTGCCGGCCGCGTCATGTCCACGCAGTGCATGTTCCACACGGCCCTGCAGCACGAGCGCGATCTCCAGCTGAACTTCTGGGAGTCCCAGGCCCCGAAGATCGAAGGACTCGGCGTCTCGGTCGCGGCCCCCGGCTCGCACGACCCGGGCCCCACCCAGCGGGCGATCGACTGGGTGGGCAGGCTCGACGGCTACGCGCAGTCCGTCGACCAGCGCGTGAAGATGGCCGGCTGGATGGAGACGTTCGCACAGCGCGGCGGCCAGCTCGTCGTCCACGGCGCGGCGGTCTCCGACCTCGACTACTTCTCCCGTACGTACGACCTGGTGCTGGTGTCGGCGGGCAAGGGCGAGCTGGTCTCGATGTTCGGCCGGGACGCCGCCCGCTCCCCGTACCGCGAGCCGCAGCGCGCCCTGGCCGTCGCATACGTCCACGGCCTGGGCCCGCGCCCCGAACACCCCGACTACGAAGCGGTCCGCTGCAACCTGGTCCCCGGCGTCGGCGAGCTCTTCGTCATGCCCTGCCTCACCACGTCCGGCCGCGCCGACATCCTCTTCTGGGAGGGCATACCCGGCGGCCCGCTCGACGTCTTCCAGGGCGTCAAGGACCCGGCCGAACACCTCTCCCTGACCCTGGAACTCATGGAGAAGTTCGTGCCGTGGGAGTACGCGCGGGCCACCAAGGTCGAACTGACCGACGCCAACGGCACGCTGTCCGGCCGCTACACCCCCACCGTCCGCAACCCCGTCGGCCGCCTCCCCGGCGGCGGACTGGTCCTGGGCGTCGCCGACGTGGTCGTGGCGAACGACCCGATCACCGGCCAGGGCTCCAACTCCGCCTCGAAATGCGCCGCTTCATACCTGGACTCGATCCTCTCGCACGGTGAGCGGGAGTTCGATGAGGCCTGGATGCGGGGGACCTTCGAGCGCTACTGGGACACCGCCCAGTACGTCACCAAGTGGACCAACGCGATGCTCGGCGCCCCGCCGGAGCACGTCCTGAACCTCATCGGCGCGGCAGGCCAGCTCCCCCCGGTCGCCGACCGCTTCGCCAACGGCTTCAACGACCCGGCGGACTTCGAGAACTTCTTCTATGAGCCGGAGAAGACCGAGGCCTATCTGGCGTCGGTGGCGGGATCGCCAGCCACTGACGGGGCTTCGCCCTCGTAG
- a CDS encoding SH3 domain-containing protein produces the protein MSLRSTATRLGIATAAVTLALTAPAPAFATGDDNGNDWGGRQSRQDNPDNNAGNTDRPNNNTSNNPNNMGRPNNNGNNWGRPNNNGTNTDSPGNNANSTGRPNSNGNNWGRPDNNANNTDQPNNNSNNTNNPGRPNNNGNNWGRPDNNGTNTGRPNNNGNNWGRPDNGNWNRPDNNTNSSGRPTNNTNSSGRPDNGNWNRPDNNANNSGRPDSNQEFTEGRVTAAGGLTLRDRPTADSRQIGFAPQSSTVRIFCQTPGATVDGNRFWYLLADGVWAWGSARYIDTFGHEPRSC, from the coding sequence ATGTCCCTGCGTTCCACTGCAACCCGCCTCGGCATAGCCACCGCCGCCGTCACCCTCGCCCTCACAGCCCCCGCCCCCGCCTTCGCGACCGGCGATGACAACGGCAACGACTGGGGCGGCCGGCAAAGCCGCCAGGACAACCCCGACAACAACGCCGGCAATACGGACCGGCCCAACAACAACACCTCCAACAACCCGAACAACATGGGCCGCCCCAACAACAACGGCAATAACTGGGGGCGCCCCAACAACAACGGCACCAACACGGACAGCCCCGGCAACAACGCGAACAGCACAGGTCGGCCCAACAGCAACGGCAACAATTGGGGTCGCCCGGACAACAACGCGAACAACACGGATCAGCCCAACAACAACTCCAACAACACGAACAACCCAGGTCGCCCCAACAACAACGGCAATAACTGGGGCCGTCCCGACAACAACGGCACCAACACCGGCCGCCCGAACAACAATGGCAACAACTGGGGCCGCCCGGACAACGGCAACTGGAACCGCCCCGACAACAACACCAACAGCTCGGGCCGTCCCACCAACAACACCAACAGCTCGGGCCGCCCCGACAACGGCAACTGGAACCGCCCCGACAACAACGCAAACAACTCCGGCCGCCCCGACAGCAACCAAGAGTTCACCGAGGGCCGTGTCACCGCGGCCGGCGGGCTGACCCTCCGCGACAGGCCGACCGCCGACAGCAGGCAGATCGGCTTCGCCCCCCAGAGCTCGACCGTACGCATCTTCTGCCAGACGCCGGGAGCCACCGTCGACGGCAACCGCTTCTGGTACCTCCTCGCCGACGGCGTCTGGGCCTGGGGCTCCGCCCGCTACATCGACACCTTCGGCCACGAGCCCCGCTCCTGCTGA
- a CDS encoding sensor histidine kinase, which translates to MTGNVLTKLPTLPALPGWNSIRGRMAIVLAVPTCLLLVLTGLGVADRAADWSAAQETEAQVGVLLRVQDLVRELQRERGLTNGLLGGAEEYQDDVRNQRDRTDDASAALRAVLSEESGDLPGAAASALDDAQVPLVDLAVTRAEVDGGTADRAGTLAYYTKAVTALIDAESAGAAHGERRITEGVQALQALARATEAVALERGSLNGVFAAGRFRGGEYLDFTEIRATRLAALGQFRQLATPAQRSDLDAAFKTAAARRVSGYETLAERGADGSRLDVAPARWWRDMTTLVDDLHDAQRTVGDDVRADADDSGAAATLELGGFLGLGALIVVVATALAVISARSITRPLGALADEADAVAGTRLPTVVKRIQEADPDTSHLDGPDDPRRPQLPGTAREITRLAAALRNVEHTAVGLAAEQAVLRRNSTESLASLGRRNQTLLRRQLGLITTLESQELDPDALAELFELDHLATRMRRNAESLLVLAGEEAPARSLPGMVTVAEVVQSAVSEVEQYRRVAAVDVEACRIRGHAVAELSHLLAELVENALMFSPSQQAVEVYGWRDGAEYCLAIVDRGIGMTQERMAEANALLSGSGSFLTAPTRFLGHHVVGALASRLGAHVELRPTAGSGVTAYVALPAALVREPSSTAVVSG; encoded by the coding sequence ATGACGGGGAACGTGCTGACCAAACTTCCCACCCTTCCAGCCCTTCCCGGCTGGAACTCCATCCGTGGGCGCATGGCCATCGTGCTGGCCGTGCCGACTTGCCTGCTGCTCGTTCTGACGGGGCTCGGCGTCGCCGACCGCGCCGCCGACTGGTCCGCCGCTCAGGAGACCGAGGCGCAGGTGGGCGTGCTGCTGCGGGTGCAGGATCTCGTACGGGAACTGCAACGCGAACGCGGGCTCACCAACGGGCTGTTGGGCGGTGCGGAGGAGTACCAGGACGACGTACGGAACCAGCGGGACCGTACCGACGACGCCTCCGCCGCACTGCGAGCGGTGCTCTCGGAGGAGAGCGGTGATCTGCCAGGTGCCGCCGCCTCCGCCCTCGACGATGCCCAAGTGCCCCTCGTCGATCTCGCCGTCACCCGTGCCGAGGTCGACGGCGGTACCGCCGACCGGGCCGGCACCCTCGCCTACTACACCAAGGCCGTCACCGCCCTCATCGACGCCGAGTCCGCGGGCGCGGCACACGGCGAGCGCCGTATCACCGAGGGCGTCCAGGCCCTGCAGGCCCTGGCCCGCGCCACCGAGGCCGTGGCCCTCGAACGCGGCTCGCTCAACGGGGTGTTCGCGGCCGGGCGCTTCCGCGGTGGCGAGTACCTCGACTTCACAGAGATCCGCGCCACCCGCCTCGCCGCGCTCGGCCAGTTCCGCCAACTCGCCACGCCCGCCCAGCGGTCCGACCTCGACGCGGCCTTCAAGACGGCCGCCGCCCGGCGCGTCAGCGGCTACGAGACGCTGGCCGAGCGCGGGGCGGACGGCTCACGGCTGGACGTCGCCCCGGCCCGTTGGTGGCGGGACATGACGACCCTCGTCGACGATCTGCACGACGCACAGCGCACCGTTGGCGACGACGTACGCGCCGACGCCGACGACAGCGGCGCCGCCGCCACCCTCGAGCTCGGCGGCTTCCTCGGCCTGGGCGCGCTGATCGTCGTCGTGGCCACCGCGCTCGCCGTCATCTCCGCGCGCTCCATCACCCGTCCCCTCGGCGCCCTCGCCGACGAGGCCGACGCGGTCGCGGGCACTCGGCTGCCGACGGTCGTCAAACGCATCCAGGAGGCGGACCCGGACACGTCCCATCTGGACGGTCCCGACGATCCACGTCGGCCCCAACTCCCGGGCACCGCACGGGAGATCACCCGCTTGGCCGCCGCCCTGCGCAACGTCGAGCACACCGCCGTGGGTCTCGCCGCCGAACAGGCCGTTCTGCGCCGTAACAGCACCGAGTCCCTGGCCAGTCTCGGTCGCCGCAACCAGACGCTGCTCAGGCGGCAGCTCGGCCTGATCACCACCCTGGAGAGCCAGGAACTCGACCCGGACGCCCTCGCCGAGCTCTTCGAGCTCGACCATCTGGCCACGCGGATGCGTCGCAACGCCGAGTCCCTGCTCGTTCTCGCCGGCGAGGAGGCTCCCGCCCGGTCCCTGCCGGGCATGGTCACCGTCGCCGAGGTGGTGCAGTCGGCCGTTTCGGAGGTCGAGCAGTACCGCCGGGTGGCGGCCGTCGACGTCGAGGCCTGCCGCATCCGCGGCCATGCCGTCGCCGAGCTGTCCCATCTGCTGGCCGAACTCGTCGAGAACGCCCTGATGTTCAGCCCGTCCCAGCAGGCGGTCGAGGTCTACGGCTGGCGGGACGGCGCCGAGTACTGCCTGGCGATCGTCGACCGCGGTATCGGCATGACCCAGGAACGTATGGCCGAGGCCAACGCCCTGCTGTCCGGCAGCGGTTCCTTCCTCACGGCACCCACGCGCTTCCTCGGCCACCATGTGGTGGGTGCGCTCGCCTCCCGTCTCGGCGCCCATGTGGAGTTGCGGCCGACTGCCGGTTCAGGTGTCACGGCGTACGTGGCGCTGCCTGCCGCGCTTGTCCGGGAGCCGTCGTCAACGGCCGTGGTGAGCGGGTGA
- a CDS encoding TetR/AcrR family transcriptional regulator, which translates to MTTARTYRRLTVEQRRGQLLDAALELFARQVPEDVSLDDVAEAAGVSRPLVYRYFPGGKPQLYEAALRSAAEELEHCFAEPPEGPLTKRLASALDRYLAFVDEHDAGFSALLQGGSVIETSRTTAIVDGVRRAAAEHILSHLDVKEPGPRLRMTVRMWITAVEAASLIWLDEEKEPPLDELRDWLVEQFVATLVATAGRDPQTAGVVRAALALESTEGPLGELVRRVLPVIGDAPFVRLDP; encoded by the coding sequence ATGACCACCGCCCGCACATACCGGCGGCTCACCGTCGAGCAGCGGCGCGGCCAGCTGCTGGACGCGGCCTTGGAGCTGTTCGCCCGGCAGGTCCCGGAGGACGTGTCGCTCGACGATGTGGCGGAGGCCGCGGGGGTGTCGCGGCCCCTCGTGTACCGGTACTTCCCGGGCGGCAAACCGCAGCTGTACGAGGCCGCCCTACGCTCCGCCGCCGAAGAGCTCGAGCACTGCTTCGCCGAGCCCCCGGAGGGCCCGCTGACGAAGAGACTGGCGAGCGCGCTCGACCGCTACCTCGCCTTCGTGGACGAGCACGACGCGGGATTCAGCGCCCTCCTCCAGGGCGGAAGCGTCATCGAGACGTCAAGGACCACCGCCATCGTGGACGGAGTCCGCCGCGCCGCCGCCGAGCACATCCTCAGTCACCTGGACGTGAAGGAGCCGGGGCCACGGCTCCGGATGACCGTGCGGATGTGGATCACCGCCGTCGAGGCCGCCTCCCTCATCTGGCTGGACGAGGAGAAGGAACCGCCGCTGGACGAGTTGCGCGACTGGCTGGTCGAGCAGTTCGTGGCCACGCTCGTGGCGACCGCGGGACGCGACCCACAGACCGCCGGCGTCGTACGGGCCGCGCTCGCGCTGGAGAGCACCGAGGGACCGCTCGGCGAGCTGGTCCGCCGGGTGCTCCCCGTGATCGGCGACGCCCCGTTTGTGAGACTGGACCCGTGA
- a CDS encoding ferritin-like domain-containing protein gives MPTYDLYAQDPGDPLWQVPASGAARFSWEYDDGRERLLALYQKGKDKQWDGQRRIEWDLEVDPYDPLGIPDESLTLYGTRHWAKMTERDKGELRKHYASWQFSQFLHGEQGAMVCAARIVESVPDLDAKFYSATQTMDEARHAEIYGRFLHEKIGLVYPVNDNLQSLLGDTLRDSRWDMPYLGMQVLIEGLALAAFGMIRDTTDKPLPRQILAYVMQDEARHVAFGRMALRDYYKQLSDAELREREEFVIEGCYLMRDRLRGVEVLENFGIPKAEAEEYSEQSEFLALFRQLLFSRIVPCVKDIGLWGKRLQQAYVDMGVFEMGNSNLDLLMAQDEEIAEKLDAERFATEERERVAEVEGAIEAGADG, from the coding sequence ATGCCGACGTATGACCTCTATGCCCAGGACCCGGGAGACCCCCTCTGGCAGGTGCCCGCGAGCGGTGCGGCACGGTTCAGCTGGGAGTACGACGACGGACGCGAACGGCTGCTCGCCCTGTATCAGAAGGGCAAGGACAAGCAGTGGGACGGACAGCGACGTATCGAGTGGGACCTGGAGGTGGACCCGTACGACCCGCTCGGTATCCCCGACGAGTCACTCACCCTCTACGGCACGCGGCACTGGGCGAAGATGACGGAGCGGGACAAGGGCGAGTTGCGCAAGCACTACGCCTCCTGGCAGTTCAGCCAGTTTCTGCACGGCGAGCAGGGCGCGATGGTGTGCGCGGCGCGGATCGTCGAGTCCGTGCCCGACCTGGACGCCAAGTTCTACTCCGCGACCCAGACGATGGACGAGGCCCGGCACGCGGAGATCTACGGACGTTTCCTGCACGAGAAGATCGGGCTGGTCTACCCGGTCAACGACAACCTCCAGTCCCTGCTCGGCGACACTCTGCGCGACTCGCGCTGGGACATGCCGTACCTCGGAATGCAGGTCCTGATCGAGGGCCTCGCTCTTGCCGCCTTCGGCATGATCAGGGACACGACCGACAAGCCGCTGCCGCGGCAGATCCTCGCGTACGTCATGCAGGACGAGGCCCGTCATGTGGCCTTCGGCCGCATGGCGCTGCGCGACTACTACAAGCAGCTCTCCGACGCCGAACTGCGCGAACGCGAGGAGTTCGTCATCGAGGGCTGCTACCTGATGCGCGACCGGCTGCGCGGCGTCGAGGTCCTGGAGAACTTCGGCATCCCCAAGGCGGAAGCCGAGGAGTACAGCGAACAGTCCGAATTCCTCGCCCTCTTCCGCCAGTTGCTCTTCAGCCGCATCGTCCCCTGCGTCAAGGACATCGGTCTGTGGGGCAAACGCCTGCAACAGGCCTACGTCGACATGGGCGTCTTCGAGATGGGCAACTCGAATCTGGATCTGCTGATGGCGCAGGACGAGGAGATCGCAGAAAAACTGGACGCGGAACGCTTCGCGACGGAGGAGCGGGAGCGGGTGGCGGAGGTGGAGGGGGCGATCGAGGCGGGGGCGGACGGCTGA
- a CDS encoding DUF742 domain-containing protein, with the protein MSSQAPKLPIRRGDRKPARVRPYSLTGGRTRFGHVLLVETFVASTAALEAPEERRELTNGSLNTRVMPEMRAIVELCRRMRTVAEIAALLKMPLGVVRVLISDLADQGKLRVYGTGHGPGQPDRALLERVLNGLRRL; encoded by the coding sequence GTGAGCAGCCAGGCGCCCAAGCTTCCGATACGTCGCGGCGACAGAAAACCGGCCCGCGTACGCCCGTACTCGCTCACCGGCGGCCGTACGCGCTTCGGACACGTACTGCTCGTCGAGACCTTCGTGGCGAGCACCGCCGCTCTCGAAGCCCCCGAGGAACGGCGGGAGTTGACGAACGGCTCGCTCAACACCCGTGTCATGCCCGAGATGCGGGCCATCGTCGAACTCTGCCGCCGCATGCGCACGGTCGCCGAGATCGCCGCGCTGCTGAAGATGCCGCTCGGCGTGGTCCGCGTACTCATCAGCGATCTCGCGGACCAGGGAAAGCTCCGCGTCTACGGAACCGGTCACGGCCCCGGACAGCCGGACCGCGCACTGCTCGAAAGGGTGCTGAATGGACTCCGCCGTCTCTGA